The following are encoded together in the Culex pipiens pallens isolate TS chromosome 1, TS_CPP_V2, whole genome shotgun sequence genome:
- the LOC128093426 gene encoding uncharacterized protein K02A2.6-like has product MVAGIPGVKTYLDDILIAGRTREDHDRSLRAVLERVREYGFHLRIEKCRFTLPQIKFLGHIVDKDGIRPDPSKTEAIAQMQPPKDVQQLRSYLGAINYYGRFVKQMKQLRAPLDNLLKKDAPWRWSAECQKSFEQFKAILLSDLLLTHYDPSKEIVVAADASKYGLGAVIMHRFPSGEVKAIAHASRSLTPAEMNYGQVEKEALALVFAVTRFHKMLYGRHFLLQTDHQPLLKVFGSKKGIPVYTANRLQRWALTFLLYDFDIQHVSTTAFGYADFLSRLMSSQSRPDEDYVIAAVYVESEARAILDDSISNLPVTHKMIVAETRKDPVLQQVVSFLNEGWPASAKLIADPDVRKFFARRDGLQVVDDCVIFGDRIVVPLKFRKRIIRQLHRGHPGMDRMKSLARSYVYWPNVDDDVVQFVRQCKPCAAAAKSPTKATLESWPLPDRPWQRVHIDYAGPVDGYYYFVIVDAYSKWPEIFRTRAITATATLDMLRETCSRYGNPDVLVSDNGTQFTSGQFEEFCRANGVTHLRTAPYHPQSNGQAERFVDSLKRGLKKLSEGEGSPTLEHLQTFLSVYRSTPNRNTPNMTSPAEAFLGRPVRTTLDLLKKPVPATPVAVNHKQNEQFNRRHGAVKREFKDDDLVYAEYHQRNTKSWIPGRVVERKGSVNYIVQLDLEGRQRIVSSHVNQLRPRYDAEVPDQVQQRLPWEILIEEARPMLLDDQEEPEAPIEIDIPVPDSPAPPALPGTEDPLEGGSGTNPFVLPEEDAVPADKPVTPPKPPTPILPVGPRRPVRPSRIPQWLNLYDIS; this is encoded by the coding sequence ATGGTTGCCGGCATTCCTGGAGTCAAAACGTATCTGGACGACATCCTCATCGCTGGCCGCACCAGAGAGGATCACGATCGCAGTCTTCGCGCTGTTCTCGAGCGCGTGCGTGAGTATGGCTTTCACTTACGCATCGAAAAGTGCCGTTTCACCCTGCCACAGATCAAGTTCCTCGGACACATCGTGGACAAAGATGGCATTAGGCCCGATCCATCCAAGACGGAGGCCATCGCCCAGATGCAGCCGCCGAAGGATGTCCAGCAGCTGAGGTCCTACCTCGGCGCAATCAACTACTACGGACGGTTCGTGAAGCAGATGAAGCAGCTCCGGGCTCCCCTGGACAACCTGCTCAAGAAGGACGCACCCTGGCGCTGGTCCGCAGAATGCCAGAAATCGTTCGAGCAGTTCAAGGCCATCCTGCTTTCCGATCTACTGCTCACCCACTATGACCCGTCCAAGGAGATCGTTGTCGCAGCAGATGCATCGAAGTACGGCCTCGGCGCCGTCATCATGCACCGATTCCCGTCCGGTGAGGTGAAGGCCATCGCACACGCCTCTCGCTCACTGACGCCGGCGGAGATGAATTACGGACAAGTGGAGAAGGAAGCCCTGGCCCTGGTTTTCGCTGTCACGCGATTCCACAAGATGCTGTACGGACGCCACTTCCTCCTGCAAACCGACCATCAACCGCTGCTCAAGGTATTCGGCTCGAAGAAAGGCATTCCTGTCTACACGGCGAATCGTCTTCAACGCTGGGCCTTGACGTTCCTGCTGTACGACTTCGACATCCAGCACGTTTCGACGACGGCTTTCGGCTACGCTGATTTCCTCTCCCGGCTGATGTCATCCCAAAGCCGGCCAGACGAGGATTACGTGATTGCCGCCGTCTACGTCGAATCCGAAGCCAGAGCCATCCTCGACGACTCAATCAGCAACCTTCCAGTCACTCACAAGATGATCGTGGCTGAGACGCGAAAGGATCCAGTTCTCCAGCAAGTGGTGAGTTTCCTCAACGAAGGTTGGCCAGCGAGCGCCAAGCTGATTGCTGACCCTGACGTCAGAAAGTTCTTCGCTCGGCGCGATGGACTCCAAGTCGTCGACGACTGTGTGATTTTCGGCGATCGGATCGTCGTGCCCCTCAAGTTCCGCAAACGGATCATTCGCCAACTGCATCGTGGACACCCAGGGATGGACCGCATGAAGTCTCTGGCCCGCAGCTACGTTTACTGGCCGAACGTAGACGACGATGTGGTGCAGTTTGTTCGCCAGTGCAAACCGTGCGCTGCTGCAGCGAAATCCCCGACGAAGGCGACCCTCGAGTCGTGGCCTCTCCCGGACAGGCCGTGGCAACGTGTCCACATCGACTACGCTGGACCAGTCGATGGTTACTACTACTTCGTCATCGTGGATGCCTACTCCAAGTGGCCCGAGATCTTCCGCACTCGTGCCATAACCGCAACTGCAACCCTGGACATGCTTCGTGAGACCTGTTCCCGTTACGGCAACCCGGACGTCCTGGTCTCAGACAACGGAACGCAGTTCACCAGCGGGCAGTTCGAGGAGTTTTGCCGTGCGAATGGTGTTACCCATCTCCGCACTGCGCCCTACCACCCGCAGTCAAACGGCCAAGCGGAGCGATTCGTTGACTCACTCAAACGTGGCCTCAAGAAGTTGAGTGAGGGGGAAGGCTCGCCCACACTGGAGCACCTGCAAACGTTCTTGTCGGTGTACCGTTCCACGCCCAACCGGAACACACCAAACATGACGTCTCCAGCTGAAGCATTCCTTGGACGACCGGTGCGCACCACACTGGACCTGCTGAAGAAGCCTGTTCCTGCCACACCGGTCGCCGTCAACCACAAGCAAAACGAGCAGTTCAACCGTCGGCATGGAGCCGTCAAACGCGAGTTCAAGGACGATGACCTGGTCTACGCCGAGTACCACCAGCGCAACACCAAGTCCTGGATTCCCGGCCGTGTCGTCGAACGGAAAGGTTCCGTTAACTACATCGTGCAGCTGGACCTGGAAGGAAGACAGAGGATCGTGAGTTCGCACGTCAACCAATTACGCCCTCGCTACGATGCTGAAGTTCCTGACCAAGTCCAACAACGTCTACCGTGGGAGATCCTGATCGAAGAAGCTCGACCGATGCTGTTAGACGACCAGGAAGAACCTGAAGCTCCCATCGAGATCGACATCCCTGTTCCGGACAGTCCCGCACCTCCAGCCCTGCCTGGAACTGAAGATCCATTGGAAGGTGGATCTGGCACAAACCCATTTGTGCTGCCTGAAGAAGATGCCGTACCCGCCGACAAGCCCGTAACGCCGCCGAAGCCGCCGACACCGATACTTCCTGTTGGTCCACGACGTCCCGTTCGACCGTCCAGGATTCCACAGTGGCTGAATTTGTACGACATCTCTTAA
- the LOC120429656 gene encoding uncharacterized protein K02A2.6-like, producing MTDPDLKNAILRLTDILAKQQETLERLQNPGHPAGGAERIVESLASGIQEFQYDPDAGVFFDGWYGRYEDVFTKDGKDLDDPARVRLLLRKLSTPVHEKYTNTVLPNHPRDFTLAQTVAKLKKLFGRQKSVFHARYQCLQYAKNDADDFTTYAATVNKHCEAFQLSKLSSDQFKALRFVCGLQSPRDADIRARLISKLEADETAAVEAAAAGAAAGDAGDAGAAGVAVQSRVTLENLVEECHRVANLKQDTLMVENKDARNVNIVSRNQKKPASQGKPKTPKTPCWKCGDNHYVRECPFASHTCSRCKQQGHKEGYCSSNKPTTSKQTKPKENVRSKGIFTVCNIGSKRKFVPVELNGTAVKLQHDSASDITIISQEIWTSIGQPAARPTDESAVTASGSSLNLLAEFQTEITIGGVTKRGRIFISDSAELNVLGIETMDLFDLWSIPINNLVNAVHQRPDQVIEQLKQQFPEVFRSTLGRCTKAQVKLYLKPDARPTYCPKRPVAYAALPKVDAELQRLQDNGIISPVQFSDWAAPIVVVRKADNVSVRICGDYSTGLNNALESDRHPLSRSKRNRASCSP from the exons ATGACCGATCCGGACTTGAAGAACGCGATTTTGCGGCTGACTGACATTTTGGCCAAGCAGCAGGAGACCCTCGAACGGTTGCAGAACCCAGGTCATCCAGCTGGCGGCGCAGAACGGATCGTCGAGTCGCTGGCAAGCGGAATTCAAGAGTTCCAGTACGATCCGGATGCCGGAGTCTTCTTTGATGGCTGGTACGGGAGGTACGAGGACGTTTTCACCAAGGACGGCAAGGACCTCGACGACCCCGCTCGAGTGAGGTTGCTTCTACGGAAGCTCAGCACGCCCGTCCACGAAAAGTACACCAACACGGTTCTTCCCAATCATCCCCGGGATTTCACGCTGGCGCAGACCGTCGCGAAGCTCAAGAAGCTCTTCGGCCGGCAGAAATCCGTTTTCCACGCCCGTTACCAGTGCTTGCAGTACGCCAAGAACGACGCGGATGACTTCACGACCTATGCTGCCACGGTGAATAAACACTGTGAAGCGTTCCAGCTCTCCAAGCTTTCCTCGGACCAGTTCAAAGCGCTCCGGTTCGTCTGTGGACTCCAATCGCCACGGGACGCGGACATACGAGCCCGACTGATCTCCAAGCTTGAAGCCGACGAAACCGCAGCTGTCGAAGCAGCCGCAGCAGGCGCTGCCGCCGGCGACGCTGGCGACGCTGGCGCAGCAGGCGTTGCTGTCCAAAGCAGGGTGACCCTGGAGAACCTCGTGGAAGAGTGCCACCGTGTGGCCAACTTGAAGCAGGACACGCTGATGGTGGAGAACAAGGATGCACGCAACGTCAACATTGTGTCTCGCAACCAGAAGAAGCCTGCCTCGCAGGGGAAACCAAAAACCCCGAAAACGCCCTGTTGGAAGTGCGGGGACAACCACTACGTTCGAGAGTGTCCGTTCGCTTCGCACACCTGTTCCAGATGCAAGCAACAAGGACACAAAGAGGGCTATTGCTCCAGCAACAAGCCCACCACCTCGAAGCAGACGAAGCCCAAGGAGAACGTGAGGTCAAAGGGTATCTTCACGGTCTGCAACATCGGAAGCAAGCGTAAGTTCGTTCCGGTCGAGCTCAACGGCACAGCAGTCAAGCTCCAGCACGACTCGGCGTCCGACATCACCATCATTTCGCAAGAAATATGGACCAGCATCGGACAGCCAGCCGCTCGACCCACCGACGAATCTGCTGTCACGGCTTCCGGAAGCAGCCTCAACCTTCTCGCCGAGTTCCAGACCGAGATCACCATCGGAGGCGTCACCAAGCGTGGACGCATCTTCATCTCGGACAGCGCCGAACTCAACGTCCTTGGCATCGAGACGATGGATCTTTTTGATCTGTGGTCTATTCCGATCAACAACTTGGTCAACGCCGTGCACCAACGCCCCGACCAAGTCATCGAGCAACTCAAGCAGCAGTTTCCGGAGGTGTTCCGAAGCACGCTGGGTAGATGCACCAAAGCGCAGGTGAAGCTGTACCTCAAGCCCGACGCACGTCCAACCTACTGCCCGAAGCGACCAGTGGCGTACGCCGCTCTTCCGAAGGTGGACGCAGAACTGCAGCGGCTCCAGGACAACGGTATCATCTCGCCAGTTCAATTTTCGGACTGGGCAGCTCCGATAGTCGTCGTGCGCAAGGCGGACAACGTCTCTGTCAGGATTTGCGGTGACTATTCGACGGGGCTGAACAACGCGCTGGAATCTGACCGTCACCCGCT GTCGAGGTCGAAGAGGAATCGCGCAAGCTGCTCACCGTGA